A single region of the Desulfomonile tiedjei genome encodes:
- a CDS encoding cation acetate symporter, translated as MKKVCCLIILALCMGLLITVADPGTTFADPETAIANAVVAQAPAAPASAKANKALTLGMFIVIIGITLYIVYWAAQRTKTTADFYAARSSITAWQNGWAIAGDYMSAATFLGMAGLICLNGLDGFLYPTGWMVAFVTVLLVMAEPCRNSGKYTVGDVLCYRANPKPVRACAAIATVAVSTFYLTAQMVGAGKLMNLLVGIDYTLSIVVVGILIIIYVVFGGMIATTWVQIIKAALLVGGGVIISILVLAKLGFNPVRLFNEVAASPQIQDWVRIKHLQQAVAQPGFDYGQRFLEPGLFLKNVWDQVSLGMATCLGTAGMPHILMRFFTVPDAKAARKSVVVSMFLIATFFILTTVMGYGAALFLTPQGITAVDPSGNMANPLLARYLGNWFHPLFGDFFQAFVCAVAFATILAVVSGLVLASSAAISHDIYTNIIKDGKAEQKQQVIAARIAAFCVGTAGLLIALWAETQNVAHLVALAFAVSAAGVLPTVVLSLFWKKMSTAGICAGLMVGTFVGIGLVLVSPNMQYPKLIAAGDMKIVQTLEKKQAEGATLSEADKANLQKAKASYEKNKDGTSLLGLDEPWFKLRVPAIVCIPAGLFAAWFFAWLFPSKREQDQFDELYVRQTTGIGAAGAVSH; from the coding sequence ATGAAGAAAGTATGCTGTTTGATAATTCTAGCCCTCTGCATGGGCTTACTGATTACCGTCGCGGACCCGGGGACCACCTTTGCCGATCCTGAGACCGCAATTGCCAACGCCGTGGTGGCCCAGGCCCCGGCGGCTCCCGCTTCAGCAAAGGCCAACAAGGCCCTCACTCTGGGGATGTTCATCGTAATTATCGGAATCACCCTTTACATAGTTTATTGGGCGGCCCAGCGAACCAAGACCACTGCGGACTTCTACGCGGCCCGCTCTTCCATCACAGCCTGGCAGAACGGTTGGGCTATCGCGGGCGATTACATGTCCGCTGCCACGTTTCTCGGCATGGCCGGACTCATCTGCTTGAACGGGCTTGACGGGTTCCTGTATCCCACCGGCTGGATGGTGGCTTTCGTGACCGTTCTCCTGGTCATGGCGGAACCTTGCCGTAACTCAGGCAAGTACACCGTGGGAGATGTCCTTTGCTACAGGGCCAACCCCAAACCGGTTCGTGCCTGCGCTGCGATCGCGACCGTTGCCGTATCCACCTTCTACCTGACGGCACAAATGGTGGGCGCAGGCAAGCTGATGAATCTCCTGGTGGGAATCGACTACACATTATCCATTGTGGTAGTGGGCATTTTGATAATCATTTACGTGGTTTTCGGTGGAATGATAGCCACGACGTGGGTTCAGATCATAAAAGCCGCTCTGCTCGTGGGTGGCGGCGTCATAATTTCCATTCTCGTTCTCGCCAAACTGGGCTTCAATCCGGTAAGGCTCTTCAACGAAGTCGCAGCGAGCCCTCAAATTCAAGACTGGGTCAGAATAAAGCACTTGCAGCAAGCGGTGGCTCAACCCGGATTCGATTACGGGCAGAGATTCCTGGAGCCGGGGTTGTTCCTGAAGAACGTGTGGGATCAAGTTTCCCTCGGAATGGCCACCTGTTTGGGCACCGCGGGAATGCCTCACATCCTTATGCGCTTCTTCACGGTGCCGGACGCCAAAGCCGCTCGGAAGTCAGTGGTCGTGTCCATGTTCCTCATAGCTACCTTCTTCATACTGACAACGGTCATGGGCTACGGCGCCGCACTATTTCTGACCCCCCAGGGAATTACCGCGGTAGACCCTTCCGGAAACATGGCCAACCCACTTCTGGCTCGGTACCTGGGTAACTGGTTCCACCCATTATTCGGGGACTTCTTCCAGGCTTTTGTCTGCGCGGTTGCTTTCGCGACCATTCTGGCAGTGGTTTCCGGTCTGGTGCTTGCTTCTTCCGCTGCGATCTCCCACGACATCTACACAAACATAATCAAAGACGGCAAGGCAGAGCAGAAGCAGCAGGTAATAGCCGCCAGGATAGCCGCATTCTGCGTAGGGACCGCTGGACTGCTCATCGCACTTTGGGCAGAAACACAAAACGTGGCTCACCTGGTTGCGCTGGCATTTGCAGTGTCCGCTGCCGGAGTCCTGCCGACTGTTGTGCTCTCTCTATTCTGGAAGAAAATGAGCACAGCGGGAATTTGTGCCGGACTAATGGTGGGAACCTTTGTCGGTATAGGTCTGGTTCTTGTCTCGCCCAACATGCAATATCCGAAGCTAATTGCGGCAGGAGACATGAAGATTGTGCAAACGCTCGAAAAGAAGCAGGCTGAAGGCGCAACTCTGAGCGAGGCAGACAAGGCCAATCTGCAAAAGGCCAAAGCCTCGTACGAGAAGAACAAAGACGGCACCTCCCTCCTCGGGCTGGACGAACCTTGGTTCAAATTGAGAGTCCCCGCCATCGTGTGCATTCCCGCAGGGCTTTTTGCGGCTTGGTTTTTTGCCTGGCTATTTCCAAGTAAACGGGAGCAGGACCAGTTTGACGAACTCTACGTTCGCCAGACCACTGGCATCGGGGCCGCTGGGGCAGTGAGTCACTAG